The sequence below is a genomic window from Spirochaetota bacterium.
GAATTATTCTATCGGTGAATTCCCCTTGATTTTCGCGGGGGTGGGAGTTTTCAAGCCGTCGCCCCATCCTTAGCCTTCACCGCAACATCCGTTCCCGTCAATTCGATAAGGAACAGCGCTACATCGACCCTTGCTTTGTATATCGCACCCATAAGCGCCGTCCAACCGGCATTATCAACCTCATTAACGTTCGCTTTCATACCGACAATATTTTTCGTAACCTTTATATTTCCATGGTATGCCGCCCACATGAGCGGTGTATTGCCTTTATCGGCATCCTTAGTATTCACGCTCACACCTCTTTCGAGAAGGATCATCACCGCATCCCATTTCTGCTGTGACACTCCACAGGCGAGCGCGCTCCATCCTTTCGGGTCAAGCAAATCCTTATCGGCTTTCTTATCAAGAAGATGCTTCACTGCCTTTTCATGCCCATTGTATGCCGCAAGCATGAGCGGTGTCTTGCCTTGGTTATCCCGAGTATTGATATCAGCGTTTTGCGCCAGCGCGGCATCGATCGCGACAATATCGCCCTTCGCTGCCGCTTCGATTAGCGCAGAATTCGGCGAAACGTTTTTTGATACACCCTGCGCAAGAAGACAGGATGCAACGGCGACGAGACAAATAAATCGCTTCATGGAATGCCCTTATAAGTATTTATGCGGATTATACCAGAAACGAACACTCCGGCAAGAGCGCGTTAATTGAAAACGACATCCCCGCTTCTATACTGTATCTTATCCTGATCTCGATTTCGGTCGTCTCGACTTGCTTCGGCTTCGCTCAGCACAAGCCGCTCGATGACCAAATATGAATCTATACCGAATCCGCTCCCCTTTCCCTTCTTAGAAGGGGTAAATTCCCCACAGGCGGACTAGCACATCACGATTGCATCATACCGCCAAGCATATATAATACCCGAACGGAGGCTCGCATGCAAAAGATCAATGAGTTCGAGCTCGCATATCGCAACGGCGACAACGGCGTGAAATATTTCTTCCGCGGCGACCACTACGAATGGGGAAAGATCCTCCTCAAACCCGAGCAACGCCTCGAAGAGCATTATCACGAAGAGGTCGAGGAAACGTTCCA
It includes:
- a CDS encoding ankyrin repeat domain-containing protein, which encodes MKRFICLVAVASCLLAQGVSKNVSPNSALIEAAAKGDIVAIDAALAQNADINTRDNQGKTPLMLAAYNGHEKAVKHLLDKKADKDLLDPKGWSALACGVSQQKWDAVMILLERGVSVNTKDADKGNTPLMWAAYHGNIKVTKNIVGMKANVNEVDNAGWTALMGAIYKARVDVALFLIELTGTDVAVKAKDGATA